The following coding sequences are from one bacterium SCSIO 12741 window:
- a CDS encoding c-type cytochrome, which translates to MYLLSGLLLTLLLGASGLPSNEEKAFRPKLPIGFPPVSYPEDNAHTPERWKLGRRLFYDPVLSRDSSISCGSCHHAGHAFSDTVALSPGVESAPGVRNAPTLTNVAYHPYFTRDGGVKTLETQILVPIQEHNEFDFNIVLIAERLYRDSTYQRMSKLAYNRNPDPYVISRAIACFERTLVSGNSRYDQFLLSGNSSLLSRSERRGMELFFSERTQCSSCHSGFNFTSYEITNNGLYLHYADSGRKRLTNLESDRATFKVPTLRNVALTAPYMHDGSMPDLESVVAHYSAGGKNHPNRHPLIRPLDLSPKEQQDLVSFLRTLTDEEFVNNPHFTNPFTALNQD; encoded by the coding sequence ATGTATTTGCTTTCAGGATTGTTGCTGACTCTATTGTTGGGTGCATCCGGATTGCCATCGAACGAAGAAAAAGCCTTTCGGCCCAAACTTCCCATCGGTTTTCCTCCCGTATCCTATCCCGAAGACAACGCACACACTCCTGAAAGATGGAAACTGGGAAGACGGTTGTTTTATGATCCTGTCTTGTCCAGAGATAGTTCCATTAGCTGTGGATCCTGTCACCATGCGGGCCATGCCTTTAGCGATACCGTTGCACTCAGCCCAGGTGTTGAATCAGCACCTGGCGTGAGAAACGCTCCCACATTAACCAATGTAGCTTATCACCCCTACTTTACCCGAGATGGTGGTGTAAAAACTTTAGAAACCCAAATTCTGGTTCCTATTCAGGAACACAACGAGTTCGACTTCAACATTGTGCTCATCGCAGAACGGTTGTACCGCGATTCTACTTATCAAAGAATGAGTAAACTGGCTTACAATCGCAATCCTGATCCTTATGTTATTTCCCGTGCTATTGCTTGTTTTGAACGAACCCTGGTCAGTGGAAATAGTCGCTACGATCAATTTCTTCTGAGTGGAAATTCCTCCTTACTTTCTCGGTCTGAACGCAGAGGAATGGAGTTGTTTTTCTCAGAACGTACCCAGTGTTCAAGTTGCCATAGCGGATTCAACTTTACTTCCTACGAAATCACGAATAATGGTCTCTATCTGCACTACGCCGATAGTGGACGAAAAAGGCTCACTAACCTGGAGTCAGACCGGGCAACATTTAAGGTACCTACGCTGAGAAACGTAGCCTTAACTGCTCCCTACATGCACGATGGTTCAATGCCTGACCTCGAATCAGTGGTCGCTCATTATTCAGCAGGAGGAAAAAATCACCCGAATCGTCATCCGCTGATTCGCCCCTTGGATCTGAGCCCAAAAGAACAACAGGATTTGGTTTCCTTTTTAAGGACCCTTACGGACGAGGAGTTTGTGAATAATCCCCATTTCACGAATCCCTTTACCGCTCTAAATCAAGATTAA
- a CDS encoding multicopper oxidase domain-containing protein translates to MKNSYLSIRALLTIMFCFLLLGSFAQSQKYQNLIQAPTLIDGANGTIEIEARKHTTHKFNPADTSDHMLNGTSNQNGIETWCFNPKGDTTITYLGPTLVWHTGQMTNIHVTNKLPQSTTAHWHGAEVPAKWDGGPHQPIHTDSTWKPSFVDLDSAATMWYHPHIHDNTYPQVQFGMSGLIISKQASDPIGPTLPRTYGVDDYPLVLGDQGFIEDTSNNTWHVDTNKAKRPYGLVNGLAYPVVELPAHLVRLRILNGSTRKGFQVAFSDSFSSTQMSDMIDFTLIATDGGYVMKPDTFKTMLTGPGERIEVLLDLKGYQAGDSLWLRNMNMWMDTSIIGSTRQGSSDPTKFSLNLKIKIIADPPGYTPVDNFSTFTTDWDPGLKDTIGVSRWRKKDFVGQKKKYGGNGFTINGVTYKMDSINDTVCVGAKEIWEIHNKTTVSHPFHIHKIFFRVLSVDSMGTSIDLAERGLNGPKDDVLIHPNWKMRFLAKFDDYPNKITHHLAYMYHCHILTHEDKEGGGMMAQFVVTDQGHCAEPDNVPEVKPMRTMTLFPNPARNQFYLEGASKERSTLKIYDLNGRLITQKSLPAFSGAISIGTEQLNAGYYLIEWDTAEGLATEKLLMIEE, encoded by the coding sequence ATGAAAAACAGTTATTTATCCATTCGGGCATTACTCACAATCATGTTCTGCTTCTTGCTCCTCGGATCCTTTGCCCAATCTCAGAAGTATCAAAATCTTATTCAGGCCCCTACTCTGATTGACGGGGCAAATGGGACCATCGAAATCGAAGCCCGAAAACACACTACCCATAAATTTAATCCGGCCGATACCTCGGATCACATGCTTAATGGGACTTCTAATCAAAACGGAATCGAAACCTGGTGTTTTAACCCCAAGGGCGATACAACCATTACTTACTTAGGGCCTACCTTGGTTTGGCACACCGGTCAAATGACCAACATTCATGTGACCAATAAACTGCCTCAATCTACCACGGCTCACTGGCATGGTGCTGAAGTTCCGGCCAAATGGGACGGCGGGCCTCATCAACCCATTCACACAGACTCTACCTGGAAACCCAGCTTTGTAGACCTAGACAGTGCAGCTACCATGTGGTATCACCCACACATTCACGACAACACCTACCCTCAGGTGCAGTTTGGCATGTCAGGATTGATCATTTCAAAACAGGCCAGTGATCCTATTGGACCAACTTTACCCAGGACCTACGGTGTGGACGACTACCCCTTAGTTTTGGGTGACCAGGGTTTTATTGAGGATACCAGCAACAACACCTGGCATGTGGATACCAACAAAGCCAAACGTCCCTATGGATTGGTCAATGGACTGGCTTATCCGGTTGTAGAATTACCGGCCCATTTAGTCCGTCTGAGAATACTTAATGGATCCACGCGTAAAGGATTTCAAGTCGCCTTTTCGGATTCCTTTAGCAGTACCCAAATGTCAGATATGATTGACTTTACACTGATCGCAACGGATGGTGGATATGTCATGAAACCCGACACCTTTAAGACGATGCTTACCGGACCCGGAGAACGTATTGAGGTTTTATTGGATTTGAAAGGCTACCAGGCAGGTGATTCCCTTTGGTTAAGAAATATGAACATGTGGATGGACACTTCCATTATCGGGAGTACTCGCCAAGGGAGCAGTGATCCAACCAAATTTTCACTTAACCTAAAAATCAAAATTATTGCTGATCCTCCGGGATATACTCCAGTGGACAACTTCTCCACCTTCACCACTGATTGGGATCCAGGCCTCAAGGATACCATAGGGGTTTCAAGATGGCGTAAAAAAGACTTTGTAGGCCAGAAAAAGAAATACGGTGGCAATGGATTTACCATCAACGGTGTCACCTACAAAATGGACTCCATCAACGATACCGTTTGTGTGGGAGCCAAGGAAATCTGGGAGATTCACAACAAAACCACTGTATCCCACCCCTTCCACATTCACAAAATCTTTTTCCGGGTATTGAGTGTAGACTCCATGGGCACCTCCATTGATTTGGCGGAACGCGGACTTAACGGTCCTAAGGATGATGTACTGATCCATCCGAACTGGAAAATGCGTTTCCTGGCCAAGTTTGATGACTATCCAAACAAAATCACTCACCATCTTGCCTACATGTACCATTGCCACATCCTCACCCATGAAGACAAAGAAGGCGGAGGAATGATGGCTCAATTCGTCGTTACCGATCAGGGACACTGTGCAGAACCCGATAATGTTCCAGAAGTAAAACCTATGCGAACGATGACTTTATTTCCAAACCCTGCTAGAAACCAGTTTTACCTTGAGGGAGCGAGCAAGGAACGGAGTACTCTAAAAATTTATGATCTCAATGGGCGTTTGATCACCCAAAAAAGTTTGCCCGCGTTTAGTGGTGCAATTTCGATAGGTACTGAGCAATTGAATGCCGGTTACTATCTCATTGAATGGGATACGGCCGAAGGCTTGGCTACCGAAAAGCTGCTGATGATTGAAGAATAG
- the chrA gene encoding chromate efflux transporter, with translation MSRIKDLQEIAGLFFKLGSIAFGGPAAHIAMMEKEVVEKRKWMSHEHFLDLMGATNLIPGPNSTEMTMHCGHEKAGWPGLIVAGFCFIFPAVTITLIFAWLYGEYGELPAVEPFIYGIKPAVIAIILSAVYRLGKKALKSTQLYLLGGLTLVVCLLGVNEIAALFGCGLLGVLIFLARQKSDKVVGIFPIALVSVGQIGSLSVFWTFLKVGALLYGSGYVLFAYLDAELVSQGWLTRQQLIDSVAVGQFTPGPVLSTATFIGYQLNGFTGALAATLGIFLPSFVFVAMLNPLIKKMRQLKWLSAFLDAVNAAAVAVIVAVCIEMGKETLTDWRTIAIALVSAGVVFGYKKLNSAFVVLGGALLGWGLSFIG, from the coding sequence TTGTCACGTATCAAGGACTTACAGGAAATCGCCGGTCTCTTCTTCAAATTGGGTAGTATAGCCTTTGGTGGCCCTGCTGCTCACATCGCCATGATGGAAAAAGAAGTGGTTGAAAAAAGAAAGTGGATGAGCCATGAACACTTTCTGGATTTGATGGGAGCTACCAATTTGATTCCCGGACCCAATTCCACAGAAATGACCATGCATTGCGGTCATGAAAAAGCGGGTTGGCCTGGATTGATCGTAGCCGGATTTTGTTTCATCTTTCCAGCCGTAACGATTACCCTGATCTTTGCTTGGCTCTATGGTGAATATGGAGAGCTGCCAGCTGTGGAGCCCTTCATTTACGGAATCAAGCCCGCCGTCATCGCCATTATTCTTTCGGCAGTATATCGACTGGGCAAAAAGGCCTTAAAATCTACTCAGCTCTATCTACTGGGCGGGTTAACTCTGGTGGTCTGTTTACTTGGGGTCAATGAAATTGCGGCCTTGTTTGGTTGTGGCCTTTTAGGAGTTCTGATCTTTTTGGCTCGGCAGAAAAGTGACAAAGTCGTAGGTATTTTCCCTATTGCTTTAGTGTCCGTCGGTCAAATTGGAAGTCTCTCCGTTTTCTGGACCTTTCTGAAGGTGGGCGCTCTTTTGTACGGAAGTGGCTATGTACTTTTCGCTTACCTGGATGCTGAATTAGTCTCTCAAGGTTGGTTAACCCGACAACAGCTCATCGACTCGGTGGCTGTAGGCCAGTTTACCCCAGGGCCCGTTCTTTCTACTGCCACTTTTATTGGTTACCAGCTCAATGGATTTACTGGTGCTCTGGCCGCTACCCTTGGAATATTCCTTCCCTCCTTTGTATTTGTAGCCATGCTCAATCCACTTATCAAAAAGATGCGCCAGCTTAAATGGCTATCCGCTTTTCTGGATGCCGTCAACGCAGCTGCTGTGGCCGTCATTGTGGCCGTTTGCATCGAGATGGGAAAAGAAACCCTCACCGATTGGCGCACCATTGCTATCGCCTTAGTAAGTGCCGGTGTAGTATTTGGCTACAAAAAATTGAACAGTGCCTTCGTTGTTTTGGGTGGGGCTCTATTGGGCTGGGGACTTTCTTTTATCGGGTAA
- a CDS encoding TonB-dependent receptor yields the protein MQKLVLAVLLSTVFGLGLWGQGSCEHVLQGAVSEDAEQAPIPFAGILLVETSRGTVSDSLGRFELTNICPGQYTLVVSHLGCEPDTQFIQVFGDLRIEVKLAHNHQWLDGYALVEEREQELSTLPQQTLSEREMQESMGQSLGEGLQKLTGVTSLSTGNSIQKPVIHGLHSNRVLILNNGIRQEGQQWGSEHAPEVDPLANERISVIKGAAAVRYGSDAIAGAVILEPAALRTSPGIDGKIHLAGFSNGRQGVVSGVLDGQFAQIQGLSWRIQGTAKKSGNVHTPDDHLENTGFEELDFSWAVGWKRKRFYADVFYSQFNTKLGIFKGSHLGNMTDLRKAFEAGRPVDTVGFSYEISAPYQQVEHELFKARAGLQTGEHHGVEVIYGRQYNRRREYDSHGLFGRSKDAPALELELTTHTLEGLWNHHNEGPWRGKIGGSVLSQDNTYGGRFFIPNYKKEGFGFFWLERLVPDSSVIEWELGIRYDYQRQAVYVPQDRQFRRVNHQFSQFSGNLGALIKAGKKLRVRVNTGSAWRPPQVNEMYSNGLHHGAAAVEFGDSTLTSETAYFLTVSNEYKTGKLRVDWDLYSYYFDGFIYSKPEPSPVLTIRGAFPAFRYTQVDAWLMGSDLQLIYNLPFNLEYRGKASLLRAWEVGRDFLNGMPADRMEHTLEYSFKNNSRIRDAYVSLGVLHVFKQSRIPPNSDFVEPPEAYTLLNAQLGLALYFGDYPIQLGVGVKNLLNTRYRDYLNRFRYYSDDLGTQVSFRITVPFTLLKNDTKTHQ from the coding sequence ATGCAAAAATTGGTATTGGCAGTTCTGCTGTCAACGGTTTTTGGGTTAGGGTTATGGGGACAGGGATCTTGTGAACATGTGCTTCAAGGAGCCGTGAGCGAAGATGCCGAGCAGGCCCCCATACCATTTGCAGGAATTCTTTTGGTGGAAACCTCTCGTGGAACTGTTTCAGATTCCCTGGGTCGGTTTGAGCTAACGAATATTTGCCCGGGACAATACACCTTGGTGGTTTCGCACCTCGGTTGTGAACCCGATACCCAATTCATACAAGTTTTTGGTGATCTCCGCATCGAGGTCAAGCTGGCGCATAATCACCAGTGGTTAGATGGGTATGCTTTGGTGGAAGAGAGGGAGCAGGAGTTATCCACGCTGCCTCAGCAGACTTTGTCTGAACGAGAAATGCAGGAATCCATGGGGCAATCCTTGGGTGAGGGATTGCAGAAATTGACTGGAGTAACGAGTCTTTCTACCGGAAACTCCATTCAGAAACCCGTGATTCATGGACTTCATAGCAATCGAGTATTGATTTTGAACAATGGTATACGCCAGGAAGGTCAGCAATGGGGGAGCGAGCATGCCCCTGAGGTTGACCCATTGGCCAACGAACGCATCTCAGTTATCAAAGGAGCTGCTGCCGTTCGCTATGGTTCAGATGCGATTGCCGGAGCTGTTATTTTGGAGCCCGCCGCGTTGCGAACTTCTCCAGGTATTGACGGAAAGATTCATCTGGCTGGATTTAGCAATGGTCGCCAAGGTGTGGTTTCTGGAGTATTGGATGGTCAGTTTGCCCAAATTCAGGGATTGAGCTGGCGTATTCAAGGAACAGCCAAGAAGAGCGGAAACGTTCATACTCCCGATGATCACTTGGAAAATACCGGGTTTGAAGAACTCGACTTTTCCTGGGCCGTAGGGTGGAAAAGAAAGAGGTTTTATGCGGATGTATTCTACAGTCAGTTTAACACGAAGCTGGGCATTTTCAAAGGGTCCCACTTGGGGAATATGACCGATTTGAGAAAAGCTTTTGAGGCGGGTAGGCCAGTGGATACGGTAGGATTTTCTTACGAGATCAGTGCACCTTATCAGCAAGTTGAGCACGAGTTGTTCAAAGCTCGTGCTGGTTTGCAAACCGGAGAACATCATGGAGTTGAGGTGATCTACGGGCGGCAATACAACCGTCGTAGAGAATACGATAGTCATGGCCTATTTGGTAGGTCAAAGGATGCACCTGCTCTTGAATTGGAATTGACAACACATACCCTGGAAGGGCTTTGGAATCATCATAATGAAGGACCTTGGCGCGGAAAAATTGGGGGAAGCGTTCTTTCTCAGGACAATACCTATGGCGGTCGGTTCTTTATCCCCAACTACAAAAAAGAGGGTTTTGGCTTCTTTTGGTTGGAGCGATTGGTTCCGGATAGCTCGGTGATTGAATGGGAACTTGGTATTCGCTACGACTACCAGCGTCAAGCTGTTTATGTACCCCAAGATCGTCAGTTTCGCAGAGTTAATCACCAGTTTTCACAGTTTTCAGGAAACCTCGGGGCACTTATCAAGGCTGGTAAAAAACTCAGAGTTCGGGTGAATACAGGTTCTGCCTGGAGGCCCCCTCAAGTGAATGAGATGTACAGCAATGGACTGCATCATGGAGCTGCAGCTGTGGAATTTGGAGATAGTACCTTGACATCAGAGACCGCCTATTTCCTCACCGTGAGTAATGAATACAAAACCGGTAAACTTCGGGTAGACTGGGATCTATACAGCTATTATTTCGATGGCTTTATCTACAGCAAACCTGAGCCCAGTCCGGTTTTGACCATTCGTGGAGCTTTTCCTGCATTTCGATACACTCAGGTTGATGCCTGGCTTATGGGCAGCGACTTGCAATTAATCTATAATCTTCCCTTCAACCTGGAGTATCGGGGCAAGGCCTCCTTGCTACGTGCCTGGGAAGTGGGACGTGATTTCTTGAATGGTATGCCTGCCGATAGGATGGAGCATACCCTCGAGTATTCTTTTAAAAACAACAGCCGGATCAGGGATGCTTATGTATCGCTTGGCGTGCTGCATGTATTCAAACAATCGAGGATTCCGCCAAACAGCGATTTTGTGGAACCTCCTGAGGCCTACACCTTGCTCAATGCTCAGCTGGGTTTGGCCTTGTATTTCGGAGATTATCCGATTCAACTGGGCGTCGGGGTTAAGAACCTGCTCAATACCCGATACCGCGATTATTTAAACCGGTTTCGCTACTACAGCGATGACCTTGGGACACAAGTTTCCTTTCGGATAACTGTGCCCTTTACACTATTAAAAAACGATACAAAAACACATCAGTAA
- a CDS encoding T9SS type A sorting domain-containing protein, which translates to MKKILFTLISLASFSAFAQTQVNFEFHHFLGDDPFAIDQSATTAANYELNFNRLEFYVAEIDLVHDGGQVTRVKDIYLLENVKSRQIHNLGSFPVTDLEEVRFYIGVDSVANHDDPLKYSIDHPLAPKNPSMHWGWSSGYRFVVMEGKTGAGLSQIYEIHALGDANYHQIVIPMDRSAENGTLSIDVAADYLKAFKTVDVSSGKILHSNFGEAIPFLRDFADNVFSAYSAPITGLEENQAENKMVVYPNPGKSGESSIRWEQPLTSTVQIQLQDASGRMISTQIIESGSTGMNLPEVGSGVYFISVIQEGKPLQVQRWVVSNE; encoded by the coding sequence ATGAAAAAAATACTATTTACACTTATTTCTCTGGCCTCCTTTTCGGCCTTTGCACAAACTCAAGTCAACTTTGAGTTTCATCACTTTTTGGGAGACGATCCCTTTGCCATCGATCAATCGGCAACTACGGCTGCAAACTATGAATTGAACTTCAATCGCCTCGAATTTTACGTGGCCGAAATAGATCTGGTGCACGACGGCGGTCAGGTTACCCGGGTTAAAGACATCTACCTTTTAGAAAATGTAAAATCTCGCCAGATTCACAATCTCGGGAGTTTTCCAGTGACTGATCTGGAAGAAGTACGATTTTACATCGGAGTGGATTCTGTTGCCAATCACGACGACCCTTTGAAGTATTCTATTGACCACCCCTTGGCTCCTAAAAACCCGTCTATGCATTGGGGATGGAGTTCGGGTTATCGCTTTGTTGTGATGGAAGGAAAAACCGGTGCTGGTCTATCTCAGATTTATGAGATCCATGCTTTGGGTGATGCCAATTATCACCAAATCGTTATTCCGATGGATCGCTCTGCAGAGAATGGAACCTTATCCATCGATGTTGCAGCGGATTATTTGAAAGCGTTTAAAACCGTGGATGTTTCTTCAGGTAAGATTTTACATAGCAATTTTGGAGAGGCCATTCCTTTTCTAAGGGATTTTGCCGATAACGTTTTCTCCGCATATTCAGCACCGATTACTGGATTGGAGGAAAATCAAGCTGAAAACAAAATGGTAGTATACCCTAATCCTGGTAAAAGTGGTGAATCTTCCATTCGCTGGGAGCAGCCTCTTACTTCTACTGTTCAGATTCAGCTACAAGACGCCTCTGGGCGAATGATTTCAACGCAGATTATCGAGTCTGGAAGTACCGGAATGAATCTTCCTGAGGTAGGTTCTGGTGTCTACTTTATTTCTGTCATTCAAGAAGGCAAGCCCCTTCAGGTTCAGCGCTGGGTAGTATCTAACGAGTAA